The following proteins are encoded in a genomic region of Bacillota bacterium:
- a CDS encoding Glu/Leu/Phe/Val dehydrogenase, with amino-acid sequence MENRFQEELNPLKIAQKQLLKAIVQMKEDMSVYEVLKEPKRILTVSLPIKMDDGTVRTFTGFRSQHTDVIGPTKGGIRFHPGVTEDEVKALSMWMTFKCGVVGLPYGGAKGGIICNPRELSRSELERLSRAYIQAIAPIIGPEKDIPAPDVYTNGQIMSWMMDEFSRLKGYNVPGVITGKPVSLGGSLGRDTATAQGCVFTILEALKKLDIGIAGAAVVIQGFGNAGMNAARLLTGMGASVIAVNDSEGGAYNPTGLDIDSICEHKRNTGSVLGAPGSEPIGSEELLTLPCDILIPAALENQITRANAGKVQARIIAEAANGPTTPEADEILFSRNIMVIPDILANAGGVTVSYFEWVQNLMNYYWTAEEVSERLRAKMVASFNAVYQTAQAYRVDMRTAAYITALGRLVEALKLRGWVS; translated from the coding sequence ATGGAGAATCGATTTCAGGAAGAGCTAAACCCATTGAAGATCGCCCAGAAACAGTTATTGAAGGCAATCGTGCAGATGAAGGAAGACATGTCAGTTTATGAGGTTCTAAAAGAACCCAAGCGTATCCTTACAGTGTCGTTGCCAATTAAGATGGACGACGGTACAGTAAGGACATTTACTGGGTTCAGGTCTCAGCATACCGATGTCATTGGGCCCACAAAAGGAGGTATCCGCTTTCACCCCGGTGTAACGGAAGATGAGGTCAAAGCCCTGTCCATGTGGATGACCTTCAAGTGCGGAGTAGTAGGTCTACCTTATGGAGGCGCAAAGGGCGGGATAATTTGCAACCCAAGAGAGTTGTCCAGGTCAGAGCTTGAAAGGTTGAGCCGAGCCTATATCCAGGCCATCGCTCCCATTATTGGGCCGGAGAAGGATATTCCGGCACCAGATGTATACACAAACGGTCAGATAATGTCTTGGATGATGGATGAATTCTCCCGTCTCAAGGGGTACAATGTTCCGGGGGTGATCACCGGCAAACCCGTCTCGCTTGGTGGATCCCTTGGCAGGGATACCGCTACTGCCCAGGGGTGCGTTTTCACCATCCTGGAGGCTCTGAAGAAGCTAGACATCGGGATTGCTGGCGCTGCAGTCGTGATCCAGGGATTTGGCAATGCTGGCATGAACGCTGCGCGCCTCCTGACCGGAATGGGAGCCAGCGTTATTGCAGTTAATGATTCCGAGGGAGGAGCATATAATCCTACTGGCCTCGATATCGATAGTATATGCGAGCACAAACGAAATACAGGAAGCGTACTGGGCGCTCCCGGTAGTGAACCTATTGGTTCGGAAGAGCTTCTCACGCTACCGTGTGACATCCTTATCCCCGCCGCACTGGAGAACCAGATAACCAGGGCAAATGCAGGGAAGGTGCAGGCCCGGATAATCGCTGAAGCGGCAAATGGCCCCACAACTCCTGAGGCGGATGAGATCCTGTTCTCACGGAACATCATGGTCATCCCAGATATCCTCGCCAATGCTGGAGGCGTAACTGTCTCTTATTTTGAATGGGTCCAGAACCTGATGAATTACTACTGGACAGCGGAAGAGGTGTCGGAACGGCTAAGAGCAAAGATGGTCGCTTCGTTCAATGCCGTCTACCAGACTGCTCAGGCCTACAGAGTGGATATGCGCACCGCAGCTTACATAACAGCGCTGGGCAGGTTGGTCGAGGCGCTGAAACTCCGTGGTTGGGTGAGCTGA
- a CDS encoding GntR family transcriptional regulator, producing MTERWMYMRIDRNSPLPLYHQLKEIIKEQIRAGRLLPGQTIPSEIELTRTYKLSRYTVRQAISDLVAEGILRRVHGTGTFVSDSRKPAGIRAAKGRGSIGVIVPYLGDFFISEILAGIEQITDGSNYNLIFCNSDNDMAEQARHINTLSREGVEGLIVFPVENAPYDETIARLAGEGFPLMLVDRYYDNIGGYDFVGCDNRKGVYQAIDHLFELGHQHIGFITHPFLSTTSVRERLEGYKEAIERHNLHFDESLVVTYPSWLVEENTMASELDDDLRYEPILRLLDRRDRPSAVFALNDFVAIDVIKVCKRHGIRIPEDLSLVGFDDIEMARYLEVPLTTVAQPKREIGVAAARILLERIEAGHMPDKQWEEKRILLPTTLVVRDSTAANWRCPARQCAAGNCQ from the coding sequence TTGACGGAGAGATGGATGTATATGCGGATTGACCGAAATAGCCCACTCCCGCTCTACCACCAGTTAAAAGAGATAATAAAAGAACAAATTCGTGCAGGCAGGCTATTGCCGGGGCAGACGATCCCCAGCGAGATTGAGCTCACCAGGACATACAAATTGAGCCGATATACCGTCAGGCAAGCGATCTCAGACCTGGTAGCCGAGGGGATCTTACGCCGAGTCCACGGGACGGGGACATTCGTGTCCGATTCCCGAAAGCCGGCTGGGATACGAGCGGCAAAAGGAAGAGGCAGCATCGGAGTAATCGTCCCCTATCTGGGCGATTTCTTTATCTCCGAGATACTGGCCGGTATAGAGCAAATTACGGATGGAAGTAATTACAATCTGATCTTCTGCAATTCTGACAATGATATGGCTGAACAGGCAAGACACATAAATACTCTAAGCAGGGAAGGGGTTGAAGGTCTGATTGTGTTTCCCGTGGAAAATGCTCCCTATGACGAAACCATCGCAAGATTGGCAGGGGAAGGCTTTCCCCTTATGTTGGTTGATAGATACTACGATAACATAGGAGGTTATGATTTCGTTGGATGCGATAATAGAAAAGGAGTGTACCAGGCTATAGATCACCTTTTTGAGTTAGGGCACCAACATATCGGCTTCATAACCCATCCATTCCTCAGCACAACCAGCGTAAGGGAGCGCCTTGAGGGATACAAGGAAGCCATTGAGAGGCATAACCTTCATTTCGACGAGAGTCTCGTCGTAACCTATCCTTCATGGTTGGTTGAGGAGAATACCATGGCCAGCGAGTTGGATGATGATCTACGGTATGAGCCCATTTTGCGTCTTTTGGACAGGAGAGATAGACCGAGCGCAGTCTTTGCCTTGAATGATTTTGTGGCCATTGACGTGATAAAGGTCTGCAAGCGGCATGGTATCCGGATCCCAGAGGATTTGAGTCTAGTCGGTTTTGATGACATCGAGATGGCCAGATATTTAGAGGTGCCTCTGACTACAGTGGCCCAGCCCAAGAGGGAGATAGGCGTCGCTGCTGCACGGATCCTCTTGGAGAGAATTGAGGCCGGCCATATGCCTGATAAGCAATGGGAAGAGAAAAGGATCCTGCTGCCTACTACTCTGGTGGTCAGGGATTCCACAGCGGCTAATTGGCGGTGCCCTGCCAGACAGTGTGCAGCCGGGAATTGTCAATAA